Part of the Aquimarina sp. TRL1 genome, GTATTTCTAATTATTAAAAGTAAACATTAATTTAGTGTTTTCAAATATTAATAAAACATAATGGCAACTATATCGAATCAATTTTTATACGGAGAAGGATATCTAACCGCAGGAATAGCTTTGCAAATAGCTAGAAATGAAGTAAAAGGAATTATTTCAGAAGCATCTAGAACCAAAATAAAAGACAATCGACAAGTAGTAGAAAACATAGTAGCAAAAGGAGAGGCTGTATACGGAATTAATACAGGATTCGGTCCTTTATGCACCACTATGATTTCTAAAGAAGAAACCAGAATTTTACAAAGTAATATATTACAGAGTCACAGTGTTGGTGTCGGGGAACCAATAGATACGGAATTAGCCAAGCTAATGCTGATTCTTAAAGTACAATCTTTATCCAAAGGATATTCTGGAATTGCAGAAACTACATTGGACAGAATCTTATGGCATATCGACAATGATGCGATTCCGATAGTCCCTTGTCAGGGATCAGTAGGTGCTTCAGGAGATCTGGCTCCTTTATCCCACTTATTCTTGCCATTATTAGGACTTGGAGAAGTTGTATACGAGGGAAAAAGAATCCCTACTTCAGAACTATTTGAAGCACACAACCTATCTCCTATTGACCTGGGACCAAAAGAAGGGTTAGCACTCATAAACGGAACGCAATTCATTGCAGCACATGCTGTACAGGTAGTTGCCAAATTACAAAGTTGTTTATCACAGGCTGATATTATCGGAGCTTTAATGATCGAAGGCTTACAAGGTTCCATCAAACCTTTCTTTTCGGAATTACATCAGCTAAGAGCCTATAAAGGAAATATTCATGTAGCAGCAAGAATCAAAGCCTTATTAGAAGGTTCGAAGATCATGGAAGATCATGCAGCATGTGAACGTGTACAAGATCCTTATTCATTGCGTTGTATGCCACAAGTTCACGGGGCCTCCAGAAATGCCTGGTTACACCTTAAAGAGTTACTCGAAGTCGAACTTAATTCAGTAACTGACAACCCTATAGTAATAAGTGAAGAGCTTACGATTAGTGGAGGAAGTTTCCATGGGCAACCCTTAGCTATGGCTATAGACTATGCTTGTTTAGCTGCTTCAGAATTAGGAAATATTTCAGATAGAAGAATTTACCTCGCTTTAGAAGGAACTTCTCCCGGAGTTCCAAAATTATTATTGGAGAACACAGGAATCAATTCAGGATATATGATCCTCCAATATACTACTGCTGCTTTAGCTAGTGAAAATAAAGGTCTGTGTTTCCCTTCCAGTGCGGATAGTATTCCTACTTCTTTAGGACAAGAAGACCATGTAAGTATGGGATCTATTGGAGGTAGAAAAGCCCTTCGTGTTATTAACAATCTAGAAAAAATATTAGCCATTGAATTACTAACAGCAGCACAGGCTTTTGATTATAGAAAACCATTAAAATCAGGAACTATTCTCAATGCGGTTCATGAAAAAGTAAGAGAACATGTCAGCTTTGCTGATAAAGATCGTGTATTTGCTATTGATATAGAAAAAGCTATTTCATTAGTCAAAGATCAAACTATCTTACGAGTAATCGACGGACTTGACGAAACAGTAAGCAACACTTTAAAAACACAATTTTCTAACGAATTGGACAAGTATTAAAATCATGTATTTTAAATAATTAAAGACTTTTATTTAAACAATACATTTAAAAAAATAAAAATGGCATCATACACATATATAGGTCCGATTTCTCAGTTAATCAGCATGCAGAAACTACCTGTAAAAGGCGCTCTAAAAGATGAAGAATTAGACATCATCCATAATGCAGGTATTTTAATACAGGACAATTACATTCACAGTGTTGGTCCTCATGAAGCAATAAAAGAGGTCGCCGCTGAGGTGAATGCAGAAATCATTCCCATCGAAGGTTCTTATGTATGTCTTCCCGGTTTTATAGACGCACATACACACATCTGTTTTGGAGGATCCAGAGCTAATGACTATGCTATGCGTAATGCAGGGAAATCGTATTTGGAGATCGCAAAAGCAGGAGGTGGTATTTGGGATACTGTTACCCAAACACGAAAATCAAGCCCTCAGGAACTAGAACAAGGTATTATCCACAGAACTCAACGTCTGCTACAAACAGGAGTAACTACTGCCGAAGTCAAAAGCGGATACGGACTTTCTATTGAGGAAGAATTAAAAATGTTGCGTGCTATCAAAAACGCAGCTTCCAAAACAACTATAGATCTGATTGGAACTTGTCTGGCTGCACATATGCTTCCCAAAGACTACGAAGGAACACATACCGAATATTTACAAGAGATCAGTACTACTCTATTCCCAATTCTCAGAGAAGAAGGACTAACAAACAGAATAGATGCTTTTATAGAACAAAGCGCCTTTTCTGCAGATCATATCCACGAATATTTTAGTACTGCCAGAGAAATGGGGTTTGATATCACAGTGCATGCAGATCAGTTTACACCGGGAGGAAGTAAAGTAGCTATTGATTTTAATGCGATTAGCGCAGATCACCTGGAAGCAAGTACCGAAGAAGAAATCAAACATTTAGCAAATAGCGAGGTAATCGCTGTTGCACTACCAGGAGCTTCTATAGGTTTAGGATGTGCTTTTACACCTGCCCGTGCTATCCTCG contains:
- the hutH gene encoding histidine ammonia-lyase; translated protein: MATISNQFLYGEGYLTAGIALQIARNEVKGIISEASRTKIKDNRQVVENIVAKGEAVYGINTGFGPLCTTMISKEETRILQSNILQSHSVGVGEPIDTELAKLMLILKVQSLSKGYSGIAETTLDRILWHIDNDAIPIVPCQGSVGASGDLAPLSHLFLPLLGLGEVVYEGKRIPTSELFEAHNLSPIDLGPKEGLALINGTQFIAAHAVQVVAKLQSCLSQADIIGALMIEGLQGSIKPFFSELHQLRAYKGNIHVAARIKALLEGSKIMEDHAACERVQDPYSLRCMPQVHGASRNAWLHLKELLEVELNSVTDNPIVISEELTISGGSFHGQPLAMAIDYACLAASELGNISDRRIYLALEGTSPGVPKLLLENTGINSGYMILQYTTAALASENKGLCFPSSADSIPTSLGQEDHVSMGSIGGRKALRVINNLEKILAIELLTAAQAFDYRKPLKSGTILNAVHEKVREHVSFADKDRVFAIDIEKAISLVKDQTILRVIDGLDETVSNTLKTQFSNELDKY
- the hutI gene encoding imidazolonepropionase; the encoded protein is MASYTYIGPISQLISMQKLPVKGALKDEELDIIHNAGILIQDNYIHSVGPHEAIKEVAAEVNAEIIPIEGSYVCLPGFIDAHTHICFGGSRANDYAMRNAGKSYLEIAKAGGGIWDTVTQTRKSSPQELEQGIIHRTQRLLQTGVTTAEVKSGYGLSIEEELKMLRAIKNAASKTTIDLIGTCLAAHMLPKDYEGTHTEYLQEISTTLFPILREEGLTNRIDAFIEQSAFSADHIHEYFSTAREMGFDITVHADQFTPGGSKVAIDFNAISADHLEASTEEEIKHLANSEVIAVALPGASIGLGCAFTPARAILDAGGALAIASDWNPGSAPMGDLLTQATILGTFQKLSNTEVLAGITFRAAAALNVSDRGRLQEGFLADFCLFPTDNYNEICYHQGKLTPDMVWKNGAQILTKK